From Phacochoerus africanus isolate WHEZ1 chromosome 13, ROS_Pafr_v1, whole genome shotgun sequence, a single genomic window includes:
- the LOC125113638 gene encoding DNA-directed RNA polymerase III subunit RPC10-like: protein MLLFCPGCGNGLVVEEGQRGHRFACNTYSCTHNITHKVVSRKYPKLKEVDDVLGGAGAWEKADSAAELCPKCEHPCASFMQLQTCSADEPLTTFYKCCNAQCGHRWRD from the coding sequence ATGCTGCTCTTCTGCCCAGGCTGTGGGAACGGGCTGGTTGTGGAGGAGGGTCAGCGCGGCCACCGCTTCGCCTGCAACACCTACTCCTGCACGCACAACATCACCCACAAGGTAGTAAGTCGGAAGTACCCAAAACTGAAAGAAGTGGATGATGTGCTTGGTGGAGCAGGTGCCTGGGAGAAGGCTGACTCTGCTGCAGAGCTGTGTCCCAAGTGTGAGCATCCTTGTGCCTCGTTCATGCAGCTCCAGACCTGCTCTGCAGATGAGCCCTTGACCACCTTCTACAAGTGCTGCAATGCCCAGTGTGGACACCGCTGGAGGGACTAG